In the Chromobacterium sp. ATCC 53434 genome, GATGGCTTGCTCCACCGCTGAAGCACCCGCGCCACCTGGAAGTGGCGTGCCCCCCTTCCCTCCCCGCCCTCCAGTGAAAAAAGACAACAGTCCACCACCTACTACTGCCGTACCCAAGACTTGAATGGCAGTAGCTGCTCCATCAGCTGCCGTCGTCAACGTCGGGAACGTGCGTGCATATGGAATTATCTTGTCGACCAGGTCGCCAAACGCCTTGTTCAATGGCGACATAGCATCCTGATTCGCCATGGTCTTCTCGTTTTTCAGCTGATCCGCTTTGAAATCGGGCGTGGCGGCGATCAGGTCGTAATTGGTCTGCCCGGTGCCGGCAGCCTTGGGCAGCTTGGCCTCGATGTCCTTCACGTACTTGCGGTTGTTGATCAGCGCCAATAGCGCCATCATCGCCTGCCGGTCCTGAACCAGCTTGCCCACGATGGAGCCTTGCCGCAGGTTCTGCAGACTCTCCCACACCGCGTCTTGGTCTTCGCCCTTGGCCTTGGCCTGCTGCATCCGCGCGGCGATCTTCTTGGACACCGGGTCCTTCTGCATCAGTCTGTCGATGATGGCGGCGAAAGCATCCACGCCATCCATGCCCTTTTTCAAACGGGCTTGCGCCAGCTCCTTGGGCAGGTTGATGCCGATCTTTTTGGCATCGTGAACCGTGTCCTGGCTATTGATCTTCTGCAGCAGGTTCACCAGGTTATTGCCGGCTTCGTCCTTGGTGCCGGCGGTGATCACCGCCGCCTGGTTGAGCGCCAGCAACTTGCCCAGGCCCGCCATGCCGGACAGGCCGATGGAGCGCCCGGCCGCCATCTGCTGCGGCAGCCATTTGGACATGTCCTTGAGTTCGAAACCGCCTTCCTGGCCGGCCTTGATCGCCATATCCAGCGCCAGCGGCATCTGGTCTTCCTTGATGCCGAAGCTCTGCAACGAGCGGATGGCGATGTTGCCCAGCTCTTTGGAATCCGCGCCGCTAGCTGTCGAGTACTTTTGCAGCGTGGGCAGCAGCTTCATGGCCGTGGCCTGGCTCACTGCTCCGGACGCCAGCAGGTTGTCCAGCGTCTCCGCCGCGCCATCTATCGTGCCGCCACCAACCCGCACCGCGCCGCGAATGGCTTTGTCCAGCTCGCCCATACCTTTCTGGCGGCCAGCCAGATTACGCTCCGCAAACGCCGTATTGGCCATGCCCGCCAGCCGGCGCTCATAACTCATGGTCTCCTTCATCGGCCCGCTCAACGCGTATCCGCCGACAGCCATGCCCACCGCCAAACCGCCCGCCTTGCGCAGCCGCTCGGTGGTTTTTTCCAGCGTGGAAAGCTGGCGCCACGCCTCCCGGCTTTCGCGCCGTACCTTGGAGAGGTCGCCCAGCAATCGGCCGAAATAGCTGCCGCGGCCAAGCTCCGCCATGGCCTGGCCAGCCTGGCGCATGGCGCGGCCAATCGCGCTACCCTGCAGCGTGGCCTCGCGTCCCACCCCGTGCAGCGAGCGGTTCACATTGGCCAGGCTGCGGCCGATGGTGTCGCTGTTGCGACCGGTGGCAGACGTTGCCTGCGCCAGCGCCTTCTCATAGGCGCTGGGGTCGGCAGCGATGCGGACTTTCAGTTCCAAGCTATCCATCGTCGTTTTCTTGAGTCAGCCGTGACAGGTAATGGCGGTAACGCCACTCGGGGAGCGCCAGGATTTCGGACTCGGTCATGCTGGTGCGGGTGAGCAGCAGCAGCACGCCGTCCCAAAACCCGACCCGACGCTCCCCGCTTATTCCCCCGCTTTCTGCAGCGTGTTCAGGCCGTCAGTAAGCAGGTTGAAGTCCTCGGGCTCAAGGTCGCGCAACATGCCCAGGCTGAACGGGCCGGTGAATTCGTCGGCGCTCACGGCCACCTGGGCGATCAGCGCCGTGCGGAACGCAAACAGGTTGCTGGCCGGCGCGTCCTGCTCCGCGTCGATCAGGTCGCCCAACTTCGGCGCGCGCAAGGTAATGGACTTATAGGTGTGCTGGCCGACTTTCAGGCCGTGCTTCAGGGGAATGGTTTTGGTGCTCATGCCAGCTCCGGAAAAGGAAAAGAACAGGCGCGGACGCGCCATGCTGGCATTGTGGGTGGGGTTGGCAGGTGGGATAAGGGGTGGATTTAGACGAAGAAAAGCCCCGCGGATGCGGGGCTCTATGCTGGTACGGCGGGCGTATTCCCCTTGCGGGTATTGTATTAGCCGCACACCCGGCCATAGGGCGCGCATTGTCCCACCGAATGGGCCAATGACAAACTATAGACGTAAAAATACCGCAAAGCTGACGGGTGCGGTATCCGCTGTTTGATTCTTAGGTGTTTTGAGCACCAAGTATAACGATAGCCCGCGTTGGCGGACTATATCAAGTGAGAGTATAGCAGAGAGTCACAAACCTCAGATCGGAACATCCATTAGCTCAGGCGCCTGATTAAAAAGCTGATCAATTTCTGGGAAAAAACGCCTCTGCAAACGCATCTGCCCAAATACAAAGCAGTGCGGACTCCTTCTCAAACTGTCAACCATCTTAAAACGACGTACATTGCTTATATTTTCAATATTTCTAATACGAACATACTCATTCAACCTTGCCATAAAACCATCAAAAGCATTAGCTCGCGCATGCAAGAGCAAATCTCTATTTAGATCAACCGCCCTGATAGTAAACTCCGCTCGAGCAAGGGTAGTTCCAGCTACGCCATACTTGGGAACCACCTCAAAAGTACCCGGTAAAAAATGGCCATTTAAAACCCCACCAATATCCAACTCCAAATACGATGCAGGATCATCCACTCTAGGGTTAATAAAAACCGAATTCGAGAACGGGGGAGGAATCACCGGATCATTGCGTCCCCGATGAAACTCCACGCTATTATTATCATTATCAAAATACGCATACTTATTACCCTTCCTAACATTACACACCCCGCAAGAGAATATATAGTTACTCCAATCAAATGCTAGGTCGGGGAAATAATTTTTGGGATCAACATGTTCAATTTCGTCAGCCGCAGAGTCCCCACAGTACCCGCATCGAACAATTCCCGTGCTCATTATAGATAGTTGGCTTCTCACACTCGAAAAAGCCTTTTTCCAAGCGACCCTATCATTCTTTGCATCCCACAATTGAGATGCTCTTGCAACACGCCGGGAATAATCAAGCTCGGATGCCACCAGTTCACTCAATTGATTCAACGCATCAACTGCATGTGGCGGCAATGGCAAGGCCGTCAGTCTTAACATATAAGTACCTTACTAGCCTGCCACAGTTGAAGACGCTGTTGGCAGAGCCGTGCTCAGCTCAAGCAGACGCTTTTGCTCTTCCTCAGAAAGTTCACCCCTCAATGACTTTCTATTTAATACCGCCAATTCTTGCAACATTTCTTTTGACGCTTCAGACCGTGTAACATTTACACCAAAAAATTCTGTCCCATAAGCATCCATTATCGATCCATAAACAAGTCGACTCAGCTCAGTGCCTTGAATTCTACGTGACAGTTCATTCGAGCCAGGATTGGGAAGGTACCAAACCGAGTCAGCCCCCTGGCAGATTATTGGGCTATGGGTTGAAACAATAAATTGTATTCTCGGAAAACAACTCTTAAACCAAAGGCCAATTTTTTTCTGCCACGATGGGTGCAAATGAGTATCTACCTCATCAATTGCAACCACACCATCCAGCTCCAGGCATTTGTCATGAACATTCAACGAGCTGATTACCTTCTCCATTCCGTACGACTTTGTCATTAATCTAAATATTTCAAATATCATCGACAAGACAGAACGATACCCATCACTCATTTGATCAACACGAACCAATGCACCCGACGCATCTAATATACGAACTGCATCACTAGTCACTTCACTTACTGTTGAGCCATGAGGCAACAGTTTCGAACCATTCAAGAACTCAATAAGTTTATCCAGCAGCCTTCCTTCAATTGCATAATTATTCTCAAGCTGCCTAACTTTCAGATCACTCAACCAACGCAACCCCTCAGTCAAT is a window encoding:
- a CDS encoding phage tail tape measure protein → MDSLELKVRIAADPSAYEKALAQATSATGRNSDTIGRSLANVNRSLHGVGREATLQGSAIGRAMRQAGQAMAELGRGSYFGRLLGDLSKVRRESREAWRQLSTLEKTTERLRKAGGLAVGMAVGGYALSGPMKETMSYERRLAGMANTAFAERNLAGRQKGMGELDKAIRGAVRVGGGTIDGAAETLDNLLASGAVSQATAMKLLPTLQKYSTASGADSKELGNIAIRSLQSFGIKEDQMPLALDMAIKAGQEGGFELKDMSKWLPQQMAAGRSIGLSGMAGLGKLLALNQAAVITAGTKDEAGNNLVNLLQKINSQDTVHDAKKIGINLPKELAQARLKKGMDGVDAFAAIIDRLMQKDPVSKKIAARMQQAKAKGEDQDAVWESLQNLRQGSIVGKLVQDRQAMMALLALINNRKYVKDIEAKLPKAAGTGQTNYDLIAATPDFKADQLKNEKTMANQDAMSPLNKAFGDLVDKIIPYARTFPTLTTAADGAATAIQVLGTAVVGGGLLSFFTGGRGGKGGTPLPGGAGASAVEQAIARKPGLLEQLGVKPVAKAETLAGAKAAGWLAAIQTMIALLYTPQDEKDELHKGAQVRTDLEKRYGKGLVEAARNRYKPWYQLGSFDNEEEQWVRKYLMDQQQGKSNEAWLAGLKTPGPQLPVGGDNLAQVFGQNQQVTEALLNQVKQTKIGGTVDVVIHAPPGLQVETRTKPLGPTTTMNVGRTMQGAN
- a CDS encoding HNH endonuclease, which produces MLRLTALPLPPHAVDALNQLSELVASELDYSRRVARASQLWDAKNDRVAWKKAFSSVRSQLSIMSTGIVRCGYCGDSAADEIEHVDPKNYFPDLAFDWSNYIFSCGVCNVRKGNKYAYFDNDNNSVEFHRGRNDPVIPPPFSNSVFINPRVDDPASYLELDIGGVLNGHFLPGTFEVVPKYGVAGTTLARAEFTIRAVDLNRDLLLHARANAFDGFMARLNEYVRIRNIENISNVRRFKMVDSLRRSPHCFVFGQMRLQRRFFPEIDQLFNQAPELMDVPI
- a CDS encoding phage tail assembly protein — protein: MSTKTIPLKHGLKVGQHTYKSITLRAPKLGDLIDAEQDAPASNLFAFRTALIAQVAVSADEFTGPFSLGMLRDLEPEDFNLLTDGLNTLQKAGE
- a CDS encoding AAA family ATPase, whose protein sequence is MQLVAGVNDIYTGKGRANSRIDIDIEIRKVERSFGGDIAEVVSGGAGKIVGERSIWGTNPGWFSASFGPFRRFSGGDASLDRLFYSNPKLAPHLSAFGEDVALTEGLRWLSDLKVRQLENNYAIEGRLLDKLIEFLNGSKLLPHGSTVSEVTSDAVRILDASGALVRVDQMSDGYRSVLSMIFEIFRLMTKSYGMEKVISSLNVHDKCLELDGVVAIDEVDTHLHPSWQKKIGLWFKSCFPRIQFIVSTHSPIICQGADSVWYLPNPGSNELSRRIQGTELSRLVYGSIMDAYGTEFFGVNVTRSEASKEMLQELAVLNRKSLRGELSEEEQKRLLELSTALPTASSTVAG